One genomic segment of Oenanthe melanoleuca isolate GR-GAL-2019-014 chromosome 5, OMel1.0, whole genome shotgun sequence includes these proteins:
- the BTBD18 gene encoding BTB/POZ domain-containing protein 18, with protein MASPPAAPQLLYRSTRLLRTAFQHLHQQQQRADVFCDVVLWAEGEAVVAHCSVLSVCSPFFMEQLGRELPPQGCRVVLELAGLKIGVLRKLVHFFYTAELEVTQEEVHEVLAAARRLRVTELESLQLWGGRLVRLGPRRQLDRSCLHPTQEVSTTVAHDTAEPGSASSRVSPQRQPRSLERTHPSPIGRMKLRKVQSWGCWEVVREVQPPPVPPAVPVGDVGVTETQPPQDVSAQEQVSECPPPQQPPSVNGMQQHGDSPVSQQEVPPGTPVSDTEEEVDVGTGELFLPPGTVCLWPCPSSESEEEVDVLT; from the exons ATGGCTTCTCCCCCAGCCGCCCCGCAGCTGCTGTACCGCAGCACCCGCCTGCTGCGCACGGCCTTCCAGcacctccaccagcagcagcagcgagcCGACGTCTTCTGCGATGTGGTCCTGTGGGCTGAAG GCGAGGCGGTGGTGGCCCACTGCAGTGTTCTCTCCGTCTGCAGCCCCTTCTTCATGGAGCAGCTGGGCCGGGAGCTGcccccccagggctgcagggtggTGCTGGAGCTGGCGGGGCTGAAGATCGGGGTGCTGCGCAAGCTGGTGCACTTCTTCTACACCGCCGAGCTGGAGGTCACGCAGGAGGAGGTGCACGAGGTGCTGGCGGCTGCCCGCCGCCTCCGTGTCACCGAGCTCGAGTcgctgcagctctggggaggacGCCTGGTGAGACTGGGACCCCGGCGGCAGCTCGACCGCTCCTGCCTGCATCCCACTCAGGAAGTCTCCACCACGGTGGCACACGACACAGCcgagcctggcagtgccagctctaGGGTGTCCCCCCAGAGGCAGCCACGCTCTCTGGAGCGcacacatcccagccccattgGGCGGATGAAGCTGCGGaaggtgcagagctgggggtgctgggaggtGGTTCGGGAGGTGCAGCCACCCCCTGTGcctccagcagtgccagtgggTGATGTGGGGGTGACAGAAACACAGCCCCCCCAGGATGTGTCTGCACAGGAGCAGGTGAGTGAgtgccccccaccccagcagccccccagTGTGAACGGGATGCAGCAGCATGGGGACtcccctgtgtcccagcaggaagTACCCCCAGGGACCCCTGTAAGTGACACTGAGGAGGAGGTggatgtggggacaggggagctgttcctgccccCTGGCACAGTCTGTCTCTGGCCCTGTCCCTCATCTGAGTCAGAAGAGGAGGTGGATGTCCTCACCTAG
- the SELENOH gene encoding selenoprotein H, which translates to MAPRGRKRGAQQPAAAEAPETAGAPQKRARAQAQDEGSAGDIGPRVVIEHCKSURVYGRNAAAVSEALRGAMAHLPVDINPRPPRRNSFEVSLVKEDGSTVELWSGIGKGPPRKLKFPQPETVVEALKSSLA; encoded by the exons ATGGCTCCCCGCGGGAGGAAGCGCGGAGCCCAGCAGCCGGCGGCGGCCGAGGCGCCGGAGACAGCGGGAGCCCCGCAGAAGAGAGCGCGAGCCCAGGCCCAAGACGAGGGCAGCGCCGGGGACATCGGCCCCCGTGTGGTCATCGAGCACTG CAAGAGCTGACGCGTGTACGGGCGCAACGCGGCGGCGGTGAGCGAGGCCCTGCGCGGGGCCATGGCCCACCTCCCCGTGGACATCAACCCCCGGCCGCCGCGCAGGAACAGCTTCGAGGTGTCCCTGGTGAAGGAGGACGGCAGCA CCGTGGAGCTGTGGAGTGGTATCGGGAAGGGGCCGCCCCGCAAGCTTAAGTTCCCCCAGCCGGAGACCGTAGTGGAAGCCCTGAAGAGCAGCTTGGCATAG